A DNA window from Choloepus didactylus isolate mChoDid1 chromosome 9, mChoDid1.pri, whole genome shotgun sequence contains the following coding sequences:
- the LOC119544048 gene encoding UDP-glucuronosyltransferase 1A3-like, whose amino-acid sequence MVTGLQFSLWVLLGPLLFLGIRPGAEGGKVLVVPMEGSHWLSMRKVVQELSARGHQAVILAPEVSLHVKEADFFTLRTYATAYTQEEYDQLMMDHTQMVFEEMHFLKIFFKSIAMVKNTSMLFEKSCAELLHNKELIRSLNASSFDVVLTDPIYPCGSLLAEYLSVPAVYFLRFLPCDWDFEGTQCPNPSSYIPRMLTRNSDHMTFLQRVKNMLYPLTLKYACDISLSPYARLASEILQREMSLVDVLSYASVWLFRGDFVMDYPRPIMPNMVFIGGINCAHRKPLSQVCMGAIT is encoded by the coding sequence ATGGTGACGGGTCTCCAGTTTTCCCTGTGGGTTCTACTGGGGCCACTGCTTTTCCTGGGCATCAGGCCTGGGGCCGAGGGCGGGAAGGTGCTGGTGGTGCCCATGGAAGGCAGCCACTGGCTCAGCATGCGGAAGGTCGTGCAGGAGCTCAGCGCCAGAGGCCACCAGGCTGTCATCCTTGCTCCAGAAGTGAGCTTGCACGTGAAAGAAGCTGACTTTTTCACCCTGAGAACCTATGCCACTGCCTATACCCAAGAAGAATATGATCAGCTCATGATGGACCATACTCAGATGGTTTTTGAAGAAATGCattttctgaagatattttttaaaagtatagcaATGGTGAAAAATACATCTATGCTCTTTGAAAAGTCTTGTGCAGAGCTACTGCATAACAAGGAGCTGATCAGGTCCCTGAATGCCAGCTCATTTGATGTGGTTCTAACGGACCCCATTTACCCCTGTGGGTCCTTGCTGGCTGAGTACCTGTCTGTTCCTGCTGTGTATTTTTTGCGTTTCCTTCCATGTGACTGGGATTTTGAGGGCACACAGTGTCCAAACCCTTCCTCATATATTCCTAGGATGTTAACAAGGAATTCAGACCACATGACTTTCCTGCAGCGGGTCAAGAATATGCTCTACCCTCTGACCCTGAAATACGCTTGTGATATTTCTTTGTCTCCCTACGCAAGGCTTGCCTCTGAGATCCTGCAGAGAGAGATGTCCCTGGTGGATGTTCTCAGCTATGCGTCTGTGTGGCTGTTCCGAGGAGACTTTGTGATGGACTATCCCAGGCCCATCATGCCCAACATGGTCTTCATTGGGGGCATAAACTGTGCCCACAGGAAGCCTCTGTCTCAGGTCTGTATGGGTGCCATTACCTAA